In the Arachis ipaensis cultivar K30076 chromosome B10, Araip1.1, whole genome shotgun sequence genome, one interval contains:
- the LOC110268207 gene encoding ATP-dependent RNA helicase DBP2-like encodes MPIALTRRDLLGCAETSSGKTAAFTIPMIQHYMAQSPIWRGDGPLALVLAPTRELAQQIEKEVKAFSRFLESLKTTIVVSETNIEKQRSELRAGVEIAVATPGKFIDHLQQGNTSLSRISFLF; translated from the exons ATGCCAATTGCTCTTACTAGAAGAGATCTACTTGGCTGTGCTGAAACTAGTAGTGGAAAAACTGCAGCTTTCACAATTCCTATGATACAG CATTACATGGCTCAATCTCCTATTTGGCGTGGTGATGGTCCTCTAGCATTAGTTTTGGCTCCTACTAGAGAACTTGCTCAACAAATAGAGAAAGAG GTTAAAGCTTTTAGCAGATTTCTTGAGTCATTGAAAACTACCATAGTTGTGAGTGAAACTAACATTGAAAAGCAA AGGTCTGAGCTAAGAGCAGGAGTTGAAATTGCTGTTGCAACCCCTGGAAAATTTATTGATCATTTACAACAAGGCAATACTTCCCTTTCTAGAATTTCTTTTTTGTTCTAG